One window of the Bos mutus isolate GX-2022 chromosome X, NWIPB_WYAK_1.1, whole genome shotgun sequence genome contains the following:
- the PRRG3 gene encoding transmembrane gamma-carboxyglutamic acid protein 3, translating into MAVFLEAKNAHSVLKRFPRANEFLEELRQGTIERECMEEVCSYEEVKEVFEDKEKTMEFWKGYPNAVYSVRDPAQSSDAMYVVVPLLGVALLIVIALFIIWRCQLQKATRHHPSYAQNRYLASRAGHSLPRVMVYRGTVHSQGEASGHRETGSHPQVVLGPSRGGRTTVRLESTLYLPELSLSRLSSATPPPSYEEVTAPQESSSEEASVSYSDPPPKYEEIVAANPGSDK; encoded by the exons ATGGCAG TgtttctggaggccaagaatgcCCATTCGGTCCTGAAACGCTTCCCTCGTGCCAATGAGTTCCTGGAGGAGCTGCGCCAGGGCACCATCGAGCGGGAGTGCATGGAAGAGGTCTGCAGCTACGAGGAGGTCAAGGAGGTTTTCGAGGACAAGGAGAAAACG ATGGAGTTCTGGAAGGGGTACCCGAATGCGGTCTACTCAGTCCGAGACCCTGCACAGAGCTCAGATGCCATGTACGTGGTGGTGCCCCTTCTGGGGGTGGCGTTGCTGATCGTCATCGCCTTGTTCATCATCTGGAGGTGCCAGCTGCAGAAAGCCACCCGTCATCACCCCTCATATGCTCAGAACCGGTACCTAGCGAGTCGCGCAGGGCACAGCCTCCCCCGGGTCATGGTGTACCGGGGCACGGTGCACAGCCAGGGGGAGGCCTCCGGGCATCGGGAGACAGGGAGCCACCCACAGGTGGTGCTGGGGCCCAGTCGGGGAGGCAGAACCACTGTCCGGCTCGAGAGCACCCTCTACCTTCCTGAGCTGTCTCTCTCCAGACTGTCCAGCGCCACCCCTCCCCCGTCCTATGAGGAGGTGACCGCTCCTCAGGAGAGCAGCAGTGAGGAGGCAAGCGTGTCTTATAGTGACCCACCGCCAAAGTATGAGGAGATTGTGGCAGCCAACCCTGGCTCAGACAAGTAG